Proteins from a genomic interval of Chitinophagales bacterium:
- a CDS encoding ribonuclease HII codes for MSLLPYLFPNLIEAGCDEAGRGCLAGPVFAAAVILPKDFVYPQLNDSKKLNEKTRIILREVIEREALAFGVGICSAQEIDELNILNASFEAMHRALAKLSIRPEMILVDGNRFKPFQNIDHQCIIKGDGKYLSIAAASILAKTYRDDFMEKIHLQYPQYRWDSNKGYPTIAHRKAIEEYGSCAYHRQSFRLLATD; via the coding sequence ATGAGCTTATTACCTTATTTATTTCCCAATTTGATAGAAGCTGGCTGCGATGAAGCAGGGCGAGGCTGTTTAGCAGGCCCTGTTTTTGCAGCAGCTGTTATTTTACCAAAAGATTTCGTGTATCCTCAGCTCAATGATTCCAAAAAACTTAACGAAAAAACACGTATTATCTTGCGTGAGGTGATAGAAAGAGAAGCATTGGCTTTTGGGGTAGGGATTTGTTCGGCACAAGAAATTGATGAACTCAATATTCTCAATGCCTCTTTTGAAGCTATGCACCGTGCATTGGCAAAACTTAGCATCCGACCCGAAATGATTTTGGTAGATGGAAATCGCTTCAAGCCCTTTCAAAATATTGACCATCAATGTATCATCAAAGGGGATGGAAAGTATCTATCTATTGCGGCTGCGTCTATTTTGGCAAAAACATACCGAGATGATTTTATGGAGAAAATACATTTGCAGTATCCACAATATAGGTGGGATAGTAACAAAGGTTATCCGACAATAGCCCATCGAAAAGCTATTGAAGAATATGGTAGCTGTGCCTATCACCGCCAATCTTTTCGTTTGTTGGCTACTGACTAA
- a CDS encoding transglycosylase SLT domain-containing protein, producing the protein MRAIKDLILSPFLLFLILYATTITAQNSSFDKPINKEPIRLIIPPKDTVKTNIEPSNDEQLINDYNFDYGGTILIDLPGGNEDAFPNDKNVDTDINTTNTSNTTKPPSTNTTQPGVAVRTYTSEEIDRLIHPEKELNREQNFHNFIQSRKLIEPEMVSLKSFSLNQIPSYNDESYRIKLEILHSEIPLTYNEYVKIFIDMYLIEKRDQVKQMLARKELYLPACEAALDRHDLPMYLKYLPVILSALTPHAKSSSGASGLWQLPYETARLYGLESNDYIDERRDPRLSSEVAAKHLINLWNKYHDWHLTIAAFCGGEGAVNKAIRRSGGQKDYWVIAEYLPEEIQAYVPLFIAAVYTMTYYPDHNIHQFNAPYNFYLTDTVSIKRGFDLSSVAKFVDMKLEEVQFLNPAIKRDTIPPSKRGYPLVLPISKVGWAQSYERNLNAINEETILDSNKKLTLPPDNIWTKPTDEYGVISSTNRTNVYNKTTQNSSISTYVVLKYPLKPGDILGTIAQKFDCTIADLRQWNDIEDESRMKIGQELLIMVPKEHEMLYKNIIVKEN; encoded by the coding sequence ATGAGAGCCATAAAAGATTTGATACTGTCACCTTTTTTGCTTTTTTTAATATTATATGCTACTACTATTACTGCACAAAACAGTTCTTTTGATAAGCCTATTAACAAAGAACCTATTAGGTTAATTATTCCCCCAAAAGATACGGTTAAAACAAATATAGAACCTTCAAATGATGAGCAATTAATAAATGATTATAATTTTGATTATGGAGGTACAATATTGATTGATTTACCAGGGGGAAATGAAGATGCTTTTCCTAATGATAAAAATGTGGATACAGATATAAATACAACAAATACTTCTAATACTACAAAACCTCCTTCAACAAATACTACGCAACCAGGTGTTGCAGTCAGAACTTATACAAGCGAGGAGATAGACAGACTCATTCATCCCGAAAAAGAACTCAATAGAGAACAAAACTTTCACAATTTTATTCAGAGTAGAAAATTAATTGAGCCAGAGATGGTATCACTTAAAAGCTTTTCGCTTAATCAAATACCAAGCTACAATGATGAAAGTTATCGAATAAAATTGGAGATTTTACACTCCGAAATTCCTTTGACCTACAATGAGTATGTGAAGATATTCATCGACATGTATCTTATAGAAAAGAGGGATCAAGTGAAGCAAATGTTGGCACGTAAAGAACTGTATCTACCTGCTTGTGAGGCAGCTTTGGATAGACATGATTTGCCAATGTATTTGAAGTATCTTCCAGTCATTTTATCAGCCTTAACACCACATGCCAAATCATCATCGGGTGCATCAGGTTTGTGGCAATTGCCTTACGAAACTGCTCGATTGTATGGTTTGGAGTCCAACGATTATATTGATGAAAGACGAGATCCCAGACTATCATCAGAAGTAGCTGCAAAACACTTGATAAACTTGTGGAATAAATACCACGATTGGCATTTGACCATAGCAGCATTTTGTGGAGGAGAAGGTGCTGTCAACAAGGCGATTAGGCGTTCTGGTGGACAAAAAGATTATTGGGTAATTGCAGAATACCTGCCAGAAGAAATCCAAGCTTATGTACCGCTTTTTATTGCAGCCGTTTATACCATGACCTACTATCCTGACCACAATATTCACCAATTCAATGCACCATATAATTTTTATTTAACCGATACGGTGAGCATCAAAAGAGGATTTGATTTGTCAAGCGTGGCTAAATTTGTAGATATGAAATTAGAAGAGGTACAATTTTTAAACCCTGCTATTAAAAGAGATACCATTCCTCCTTCAAAACGGGGATACCCACTGGTGCTACCTATCTCAAAAGTTGGTTGGGCGCAATCTTATGAACGGAATCTAAATGCTATCAATGAAGAAACCATTTTGGACAGCAACAAAAAATTGACTTTACCACCAGACAATATTTGGACAAAACCAACAGATGAGTACGGGGTGATTTCTTCAACTAATAGAACCAATGTATATAACAAAACTACTCAAAATAGCAGTATTAGTACATATGTAGTACTAAAATACCCACTAAAACCAGGAGATATTTTGGGAACAATAGCACAAAAATTTGATTGTACCATTGCAGACTTGCGCCAATGGAACGATATTGAAGACGAAAGCCGTATGAAAATCGGACAAGAATTGCTCATCATGGTTCCTAAAGAGCATGAAATGCTTTATAAAAACATAATAGTAAAAGAAAACTAA
- a CDS encoding BlaI/MecI/CopY family transcriptional regulator, whose protein sequence is MPDKFQDKTDLLTPLELKVMNILWKLKKACVKDILQHWQEKPRPAYNTVSTIVRILQKTEKGPYVGHEAVGRNHYYLPIISKDTYQKRLISNVLDNAFGGSASSLVSALMDNEGIDNEELNDIQDLINKSLDD, encoded by the coding sequence ATGCCTGATAAATTTCAAGATAAGACGGATTTGCTCACGCCTTTAGAATTGAAGGTAATGAATATACTTTGGAAGTTGAAGAAAGCCTGTGTAAAAGATATTTTACAGCATTGGCAGGAAAAACCACGCCCTGCCTACAATACAGTTTCTACGATTGTACGTATATTGCAGAAAACCGAGAAAGGGCCTTATGTCGGTCATGAAGCAGTTGGGAGAAATCATTATTACCTTCCCATTATCTCAAAGGATACCTATCAAAAGAGACTTATCAGCAATGTGTTGGACAATGCTTTTGGAGGCTCTGCAAGTTCATTGGTATCTGCATTGATGGACAACGAAGGAATTGACAATGAAGAACTAAATGACATTCAAGATCTAATCAATAAATCACTCGACGATTAA